The Candidatus Binatia bacterium genome includes a region encoding these proteins:
- a CDS encoding peptide ABC transporter substrate-binding protein, whose product MRRLCILTLAAVLCATASCSKAGERRTAGSQLVFSGLAGEPDSLNPMFSNEADELNFSHLYMSYLVENDDRGETIPEIAEQIPTLANGGISHDQRTVRYRIRKGVRWQDGAPLTARDVVFSYRAIVDPRNNVATRVGYREVQSIRAAGDDVVVVRLRRRFSPFVQYFFGPQGVGAIMPAHLLANLADLNRAPYNQQPIGAGPFRIVRWYRGDRITFAANPLYWRGKPRIATLTYRIVPDPNTRLELLRTGEVDAYFDVDPQLLPQLRQMPNVRIALTPTADLHVLRFNLTDPALRDANVRRAIAMSIDRRRIIAAATHGSGLVIAADQPSNSWAYDGALPPLRYDPVAARRLLAGRSLDLTLALAPQIVNGSPLVAAILQEEMRRIGVRATIKQYPSGMFYAPAAQGGVLASGRYQLAYDAWWVLGNDPDDSWNMACDQMPPAGLNYTRWCDLGADTAMRDAMATVERSRRRADYAIVQRAIAREVPIFPLWQVRIPDAYRAYVHGIAPSPGGSTFWNAWSWRVDQ is encoded by the coding sequence ATGAGAAGGCTCTGCATCCTCACGCTCGCTGCGGTACTCTGCGCCACGGCGTCCTGCTCGAAGGCCGGCGAGCGGCGCACCGCGGGATCGCAGCTCGTCTTCAGCGGTCTCGCGGGCGAGCCCGACTCGCTCAATCCGATGTTCTCCAACGAAGCGGACGAGCTAAACTTCAGCCACCTCTACATGTCGTATCTCGTGGAGAACGACGACCGCGGCGAGACGATCCCCGAGATCGCCGAGCAGATACCGACGCTCGCCAACGGCGGCATCTCGCACGATCAGCGAACCGTGAGGTATCGCATTAGAAAGGGCGTTCGCTGGCAGGACGGCGCCCCGCTCACGGCGCGCGACGTCGTCTTCTCCTATCGGGCGATCGTCGATCCGCGCAACAACGTCGCGACGCGCGTCGGCTATCGAGAGGTCCAGAGTATCCGCGCCGCCGGCGACGACGTCGTCGTCGTGCGGCTGCGCCGCCGCTTCTCGCCATTCGTCCAGTATTTCTTCGGGCCGCAGGGCGTCGGCGCGATCATGCCGGCGCACCTGCTCGCGAATCTTGCCGATCTCAATCGCGCGCCTTACAATCAGCAGCCGATCGGCGCCGGCCCGTTCCGCATCGTCCGTTGGTACCGCGGTGACCGCATCACGTTCGCGGCAAATCCGCTCTACTGGCGCGGCAAGCCCCGCATCGCGACGTTGACCTACCGTATCGTCCCCGACCCGAACACCCGGCTCGAACTGCTGCGCACCGGTGAAGTCGACGCCTACTTCGACGTTGATCCGCAGTTGCTGCCGCAGCTTCGCCAGATGCCGAACGTGCGGATCGCGCTGACGCCGACCGCCGACCTTCACGTGCTGCGCTTCAATCTCACCGATCCGGCGCTGCGCGACGCAAACGTGCGCCGGGCGATCGCGATGTCGATCGACCGCCGACGGATCATCGCGGCAGCGACGCACGGCAGCGGGCTCGTCATCGCGGCGGACCAGCCGAGCAACTCCTGGGCCTACGACGGGGCGCTCCCGCCGCTGCGCTACGATCCCGTCGCGGCACGGCGCCTGCTCGCCGGCAGATCCCTCGATCTGACGCTCGCGCTCGCGCCGCAGATCGTCAACGGATCGCCGCTCGTTGCCGCGATTCTGCAAGAGGAGATGCGCCGCATCGGCGTACGCGCGACGATCAAACAGTACCCGAGCGGCATGTTCTACGCGCCGGCCGCGCAGGGCGGCGTGCTCGCGAGCGGCCGCTATCAGCTCGCGTACGACGCGTGGTGGGTGCTCGGCAACGACCCCGACGACTCGTGGAACATGGCCTGCGATCAGATGCCGCCTGCCGGGCTCAACTACACGCGCTGGTGCGACCTCGGCGCCGATACCGCGATGCGCGACGCGATGGCGACCGTCGAGCGGTCGCGCCGTCGCGCCGACTATGCGATCGTCCAGCGCGCGATCGCACGCGAGGTCCCGATCTTTCCGCTATGGCAGGTCCGGATTCCCGACGCGTACCGCGCGTACGTGCACGGCATCGCGCCGTCTCCCGGCGGCTCGACCTTCTGGAACGCCTGGAGTTGGCGGGTCGACCAGTGA